The segment AGCACCTTCTTGCCCCAGGGTTTTGCAAATGCTCCCCCTGCTCGCAGCGCACTGCATGCAGCAAAGCCTGGCTGCAAACTGCCCCACGGGGTGGGTGGGAGCACAGGgagacccccagcacccaccaagCCCCCAATCCATGGCCCCAGGGGATAGCCCTGCCATGGCGCACTTGTGCGCACGGGGGCCTGGGTCCCACCCTGCTCTCCCCACCCTGAGCCCTGCAAGCACACCCCATCGGCATCCACCCTGCTGTGGGTAGGAAAGGCACTCATGGGTGCCCacggtggggcaggggggcaacGTAAAGTCACGCCTCCCCCTTGGTCTCGCCCCAGCCGAGTGAAGGATGGGGCTTTGCCCGTTGGCTGCCGgcagctccctgcccgccccccaGCAGTATTTAAGCCACCCGTGGGTGCAGGGCAGCAGTGTGGGCTGGGGTGCGCAggatggaggggctggggtggctgctggtgctgggggctgccgtGCTGCTGGGTGAGCACCCACCCTGGCTGAGCTTGAGGTGGGGATGGATGCCATGCCCCTATTGTGGGGTGATGGCATCATGCCCCTTAGCCTGGGCACTGGGGTGGtcctggggtgctgtggggcccTCGCCCTGGGCGGGGGTGgctctgtccctgtccccacgcCTGGGGCAGTGGGCACGCTCTGCGTGTGGCATACAGGGGTGCCTATGGTTGCCTCACACCCTGGGGTGTGCATGGGGTCTTTGGGGTACCCCTGAGCTGGCTGCACCCCAGGGAGAGTGGAGATGTGCATGGGGGCTCTGAGTCAGCAAGAGGGCTGGCAGAGGAGTGGGGACCCCCAGTTTGGGGAcccccagtccctgccctgcccaggcaggtgggagccctcccagccctgctcctcatatggGCTCCCCTGGGTCTGACCCCCCTCCCAGGGGACAGGAAGCCAGGGACCAGCATCGCTGTGTCCCCGCCACAGAAAGGTGGGTAATCAGCAGTGTAAAAGggtttgtgtttgcttttgtttttcttccaggagCAGAGTGCAAGGCTCATCTGGAGACACCCACATTTGGGGACATCTACCATGTCAGAGGTACCACTCAGGGACGGGGCACCCCGCTGGGACGGTGCCACCGCTGTACTGCCCAAGGGGGTCCTGCACCGGCTCCCACCCAATGTGCCTGAGCTGAGGAGGCTCCAGTTCCCCCACAAAACCCGGGGGATGAGGCATAGCGCTGCCATGGGGAGCTGCCAGCGGTGGCCATGGGTGGGAGCAGGGGGTGATGCCGCGGGGCCGCAGGGCGCTGCCTGCCTTCTCTGTGCTCCCCGCCCGGCTGCAGGCTCGgggcagggggacgggggaTGTCCCCAGGGTTCAGCCCCCCAAGCCCAACCCCTCTGTGCCTGCAGGAGTCATCAGCCTGCCCTACGCAGAGATCAGGGAGCCCTTTGAAGCCTGGTACAACCTCACCGGAGGGAAGAGCCGCATCGAGTACTACGGTGGTGGGTGCAGAAAGGGGTCCATCCCCCTGACCCCTCACCATCCCCCTCCATCTGCCCCAGGACCTTCGGGTGCCCCAGCAAAGCCCTGGGACCCATCACCGTGCCAGGGGTGCCCCCTTCACCTGGGGACTTGGCTTGACCTTAGAGCTGTGCCCATCCCCAGGCCAAGTGATCACCTACCAGTTCGGCTCCATCGAGCCCTTCGGCGCCAGCTTCAAGGTGACTCCTGAGACCACAGAGACGGAGGTCAACGTCCGCAAGTGCTTCCGTATCAACGGCACTGACGGGGACCTCATCGCCCCACAGAGTGTCTTCCCCAGCCTGGAGAACTTCAAGGTGAGCTCCAGGCATGGTCCCCCAGGATgcgggatggggcaggggaggggataAGGGACTGCCATGGGTACGGGGTGTCTGACGGCTACCTCCATGCGAGGGCAGAGCAGGCCTCCCTGGCTGGGAATGGGTAAATGCAGTGTTGGATGCGGCCGTGGGTgatgggggtggaggggttGCATCTAGCTTGGCACGATGCAGGATGGCTGCAGGGGTGGCGCGCCATCACTGCAGGACGCCCCGGCTCACCAGGAGCGCGGTGCCGGAGCCGGCGTCGCGCCCCGCTCCCTGACGCGCGTGCTGCGCCCAGCGGGTGCGGGAGGAGCGATTCCGCGGGCAGCGCTGCGCCGTCTGGCAGAACGTCTCCTACTGGGGCCACAAGAAGAACGTCTACACGTTGTGGGTGGGCAGCTCTGCCCATGGCCCCGTGCCCCTGCACTACGAGGTGCACGGCTtcaacagcctcctgggctcCCACTACGACAAGTACGAGATCGACTACTCCTCCTTCAGCCACCGCTTCCCTCCCAGCGTCTTCCGTCTCCCCGAGGGTGAGTGTCCCCGGCTGCCCCAGAGCCCAGCCTGTGGCCGGTGCTGTCACCAAAATGCAGCACCCCTTCCaccttttttatttggttttggggattttggttgttctttttgttttgttgtttgttttttttttgtccaagaGCCTGGTAATTTGGGTGAATTGGTTTGTCTGGGAaaaatgcagggaagaaatgTAATTCATGTTGATAGCTTGGGCGATGCGGGTGCGTTCCTGGTGCTGACTCCTCTGTGCAGCAGcgcagggtgctgggtgggaTGGTTGGGGCTCGGAAGCCGGCTCTGGAAGCAGGGGTGGGTGCAGATCCCCGCTCCATGCACATGTCTATATGGGATGGACAGCCCCAATGGTTTTGGGGGTGACTGTGCCGTGCATCCCAGCTGGGGGGCCGGGAGAGCCCGTCCCCGCTGGGGAGGCATCAGCTGCCATCTGTGCCCGTGGCAGGGGTGCAGTGCGAGCAGTGGCCCGCGGCAGGCCCCGAGCACCGCATCGTGGCCAACCCCATGCAGGAGTTTGTGGGGAGGGCACCAGAGACAGACGACTTCCACCACCGCCTCTTCCACCGCTACAAGGAGCGGTTCGGGAAGAGCTACGGCAGCGAGGCGGAGCACGAGCATCGCAAGCGCACCTTCATCCATAACATGCGGTATGGGATGCCAAGgggatgggctgggggggggctcagGGATGGGGTGGCCAATGctgtccccagctcccctctCACAGCATCTCTGCTCTGCCGCAGGTTCGTGCGCTCGAGGAACCGCGCCGCGCTCTCCTACACGCTGGCGCTGAACCACCTGGCCGACCGCACGCCCCAGGAGCTGGCCGCcctgcggggccgccgccggagCGGGGTCCCCAACAACGGGCAGCCCTTCCCCACCGAGCTCTACGCCGGCCTCGTGCTGCCCGAGAGCCTCGACTGGCGGCTGTATGGTGAGGAGGGAGCCGGTGCCACCAGCATGCAAGCCCGGAGTGTGCCCGCAGCTGGGGTTTGCGTGGGGACAGCCAGCATCCTCCGCTGCCCCAATAAACGTGTCCCCATCCTGCTGCCCCCAGGCGCTGTGACCCCCGTGAAGGACCAGGCCATCTGTGGGTCCTGCTGGAGCTTTGCTACGACAGGCGCGATGGAGGGTGCCCTCTTCCTTAAGGTGAGAGGGGGGCCGTGCCCCACAGGGATGGCCAGGGAGCCTGGATGATgcctggctccatccctgcagcGTGTGCCCCCCACAGACCGGCGTGCTGACCCCCCTGTCCCAACAAGTCCTCATCGACTGCTCCTGGGGCTTCGGGAACCAGGCGTGCGATGGGGGCGAGGAGTGGCGAGCCTACGAGTGGATCATGAAACACGGCGGCATCGCCAGCACCGAGTCCTATGGGCCCTACCTGGGGCAGGTGAGGGTGGCAGCACCATCGGGGGGGTGCAgtgccaccccctccccaatcCTTCCCCCCAGGCTCTCCCAAATCAGCCATCAGCCCTTTGGCAGCAGACAGAGGCTTTACGTTTGTTTACGGAAGCTCCATCCGAGttgcccccctccctccttccccctcactGGGGTGGGTTGGACCCCCCCCACCTGCCCTGGGACTCCAGTGccacctcagcctccccccCCAGAATGGCTACTGCCACTGCAACCAGTCGGAGATGGTGGCTCAACTCGCCGGCTACGCCAGCGTGGAGCCGGGCAGCACCACGGCGCTGAAGGCTGCGCTGGTCAAGCACGGCCCCGTGGCCGTCAACATCGACGCCTCGCACAAATCCTTCGCCTTCTACGCCAACGGTGTCTACGAGGAGCCCCACTGCGGTGAGTCCAGTCGACGCAGGAGGCTCTGTGTCCTGCTCACTGGGGCTGAGacaggcaaaaatatttgcagggTGGGATTTACCTCCCCGGTAAGCTCCTGCCCAAGGGATACGGGGCCACTCGCTGCATTGGGAACGACCTCCAGCTCCAGAGGACGGGGACTGAGAtgtctccattttcttctctcctcccgGCCAGGAAATGAGACGTCGGCGCTGGACCACGCGGTGCTGGCCGTGGGCTACGGGGTCCTGCACGGCAAGAGCTACTGGCTCATCAAGAACTCCTGGTCCACGTATTGGGGTAACGACGGCTACATCCTCATGGCCATGAAAGACAACAACTGCGGCGTGGCTACCgctgcctccttccccatccTGGCCTGATGGAACACTGCACGTGCCCTgtcccctccatgtccccctGGGCAGCTCCAGATGGATGGGGGGCTGGCAGAGGGATGCGGGGCCCCGGGAGGGGGttgtggggcagaggggggcAGTGCAGCCAGGAGGGTGGAGGATGCTCCCAGCCTTCTGGGGAGGTATTTACTGTTTTGGCAATAAAAGCCTGTAGAAGTGATCCTGTCTGTCATGCTGGGATGTcttctgccagccccagcctaTCCCCCACCAACCACGGCCCTTGCTGTGACTGCATTCTGCAGCCCTGTGTGATGAGTTTTGCCCAGTGCTCAGCCCAGGCTCACCCCTGTTTGGGCTGCGTGTGCCGTAACCCCAGAGTTTTCAGTGCCACCCCCAGTAAAGCTGGCATCCCAGTCCCCAGCAGCAGAAGGGGCCCTGAATCCACTCTCggaagctgggctgggctcaggGCCCTCCTGTTcccaaccagactctgccccatccTGGTGACCAGCATCATGCTGGGAACAAGGGAACTGCCCCCCACCAGAGAGAGTGATCCCCAGCACCTGGTGCCTCCTGGGACACCTGGGTCCTCTGCTCAGCCTCTCTCCAGGCTCCTGCGTTGAGTCAGTGCTTGGTGGCCCAGTTACCCCACCCACCTGGGGGGTTTCCATGCCGCTGCCAGCACCCCTTGGGATGGAGGGAACCCAAACAGACCCAAAGGAGGCCCAGCTCATTTCATCCAGGACacttcagaggggttttgcGCAACCTCCTGGGGAGCAGCCGGGCTCAGAGCTGCCACCCCAGAGCTGCCGTGCTCCTTTCATCTCCCCTTGCTTCAGTGCTTTACCCCAAAACTGCACAGCCATGGGGAAACCTGACTGAGAGCTGAGGGGTTGGCGAGGCCGGTGCGGCTCTTGGGGTGTCCAGGCTGGATATCAGCACGGTGTGAAGGTTCATTCTTGGGGCTCTGATGCGCTGCTCACATCCACCCGGGGGGATGCAGCTTGGGCGGGCAGCCCAGAGCTCCCAGGTGAGAGCTGTTGGCAGTGCCAGGCTCTGCCTTCCCAATTTGAGAGCCCAGTTAGAAGCCAggcagctgggggaggggagcctACAAAAGGGGAAAAGTCATCCCTGGCTTATATCAGTGTGTGCACAGGCTGCACCTTCCCCCAAAATGGGTTTCTGGTAATTGAGAAGCAACATCCCCCACGGCTACACCCTTATTTTGTAATAGCAAACGGCCAGGGTCAGCCACTGCGCTTCCTCGCTGCAAGCGCCCGCCGGCAGCACCCAGGGAGCAGTGCTTCCTTCCAGCGACGTGATTGCTCCCAATTGAGGGTGGCAGGTCATaatatttgcttgttttctttcacttgttCACCTGCTTATTTTACAATTCGCTGCACTGATTTCTGAAGTGGTCTTTAATCATTCTCAGCAGGGGTGCTGACTCGAATTCATGTCTGGGAGAGAACCGATCACTGCGCAGGAATAATGTGGTTTATTCTGTGGGAGTCCAGGTCTCCAGATCTTTGATTCTCTTGACTGCAGTCAATAAAACATGCTTTGACTTTCAGGGAACCGTGACTTTCAGGCTCCCTTTGCATAGGTGATGTTCTGAATTTGCTGCTGAACACGCAGGTGGCTTCGAGAGCTGGAGGTTTTGCACCCCCAGGAAGCATTTAGCAGGAGCCtgaaattttgcatttgtgGCATTAGGGATAGCAGTTCTGAGCGTGGGTAGTTAAGGAACTTTAAAAAGATCCATTTGTTATatttgaaaaaggagaaaataagaaaggacATACCTGAAGAGAGGTTTGCTGTTTCCAGAGCCAGCCTTGGGTTCTGGCTGCCAGCCCGAGCGAGCTGCGACCTCCAGATTTCCCTTGACATCCAAACCTCGGAGTTGCTCCAGGTTTTGCAGAGTGTAGCAAAGAACAAACACCCTGAACCTTGCTTTTTGTTGAAAGCAAAGTTGGCCTAAAGGTATGCATTTAAGGTTTCCTTTGGAAGATGCATGCTGCCTGTGCAGCCTGCATTTCCAGCCTGCCAGCTATGCAGGAAACTCCCCAAATTCGATACCTTGATGGCAAAATATCAGCTGAGGCTGGTGCTTTACAGGGAGACAGCACTGCCCAGACAGTGAAAGCTGAGAGGATTTCACACCCACCTCCTATATGTCCCCCCAAGAATCCCGTCTTCTTCTTGGTCTGCAGGGTGAAGTAGTTCAAGATGTCTCCAGAGGTCAGCTTCACGCTGAAAGCACAGGACCAGAGGTAGTCCCTGGTGATCAGCTTCCAGACCCATGCCCTGTCCTCTACTCAGTATTTGTCATGGTCCTCTGCCACCTTCAGGGTCCCCTCCTTGTTCAGCCGCCCCTTCTTGGCAGCTGCCAAGCAAGAGGTTGGTGCTCAGGTGCTTAAACTGGGCATGTATAATGTCTGCCGGCACGTCGATCCCCCCAGAGGCAGTCCAAGCTGGTGGTGGGAGCCTGTTTGCCCACCTCGCAGGCTTTCCTGAGCCTCCAAACAGCTCGTCCATCCTGCCTGATGCTCTGTAAGAATTCATCCACGGCGATGCCCACCAACGGGTTGTCGAAGTCATCACCTCCCAGGTGAGCGCCTCCAGCCATGACTTTCACCTCAACAATGTCTCTGTCTATGGTGAAGATGGAGATGCTGATGCCCCTCCTGGTCCATATTAAAGACAAGGACATTGCGCTCTCCATCGGGGAGATGGAGGCTTTAGGCCAGGGCTGACTGTCTCATCGAAGCCCCTCAGCACAGTAATGCCAGCAATTACCCAACATCTTGGGTGGCTTGGCTCTGGGAGTCGCCAAGATAAGCTGGCACAGTGATGATCGCTCCTCCTGCCTACCCCGGAGCAACCCATCCCCTGGGACCTGGATGGGAACCTTGGGGCAATCCCAGCTCCGCGCTGGGCTCTGACCCACCCATTCCAGCCCAGCGCCAGCCAGGACACGGGGAGCGAGCCGAGACAGAGCACACCGCCGCAAACAGCTCCCAAGAGGTGTTTTGTTTCCAGTGAAAAGGCCTTTCTGTGGGTGAGAGCATCCAGATCTGTGGGATCAATCTGTCCACACATCCAGAAATTCGGGGTGGGCTGCGTTTGCCAAGCTAAATTATTCTCCGAGGAGGGGCGGCTGGGATTTcagctgggtttggtttttcgCCCTGCCCTTGGCTGTCCTGGATACGGCACTTCCCTCCGGAGGCAGCTGCGCTCCAGCGCAGACCTCTGTGCAGCAATGCCAGGTGGCCAGAAAATGTGCTCCAGCCCAAAAGCTGGCTCCCTTTCAGCGCTGGATGAATTATCTGTGAAAACCTCTTACGGCTCACACAAAACAAGGTAATTATTCAGAAAGCAGGGGACACGGAGAGAGCcagaatatgaaaatattatctGTTAGTGATTTACAGAGAACTACAGACGGTGTCAAAGAAGAGCAGCTGAATCAAACTTGCTTTGGCAACTTCTTGGCTCCCAAACGCTCCAGACAACCCGGGGGGGGCTGATCACAAGCTCCCAACACCACTCCTAcgccctggggaaggggctccTGGGGGTCTGGGTCTCCAGAGCCACGTCAGGAGGGAGCTGGGTGGTTCATGGAGGGAGAAGACACGTGTTGCAGAGCCCCGAGGTTTTAGGATGGCGAAGACCGTGATCCAGAGGGAGGCCATCTCGCTTTCGCTATCTAATACGATAACTGGAGCTTTTTGGGGATACAAATGGTTGCATCCAACATGATCGGAGCGGTCTTCCAAGCTCTGCAAAGCTAGAAACTGCTTTACCGCTAGCGAGACTATCCTGGAAAATCACCGAGGCAGTGGCTTTTAAAACGTTTCTTATTACATTTCCTTCGGTAGCAGCTTTACAAATGCTCTTCCTTAGCCaaatgttttttcccttggcGACCGTGACTGCTCTGGCAGGTTTGTTGTTCACATTCTGAAACGAAATcgttccttctccttcagctcgAGAGATTTgcaaccccccccaccccatgacTTTTAGgaggttttatttcttgtaaCAAATCGCTCGCGGCATTTACGTTTTCCAGGTGCGCTGTCAAACCCCAGAaagctgggcagccccagccctccaCCTCCACCCGATTTCCCCCAGAACCTCTCCTCGGAGCATCGCAGCCCCTGAGCAGCGAGGAGGGGTTTGTTTAAAGCCATCCGCCACCTCTGCCAagctctgccttctgctttCACCGACTGATATTTCCCAATCACAATCTAGCATCCAGCACAATGCAACGAATTTCATGAAATTAAGTATTTCTCCTACACACAGCATATTTGCCCGGTGATTATAACTAGTCCCCGAGGTAGCCAAGCACAGCAGAATTTCGGTTTAATATGCACACCCACGCAGCCTTACTAAAAACCCAAGACACTCCCCCGGTCCTTCTTGGGAAAGACTGAGCACTGCAGTGAGCATCTCATATTTCAGCTTCACCACTTGCACAAGCTCAGACTGGGAATACTCTGTCATCtggtgtaaaagaaaaaaaaaggtgaggaaAGAAGTTTCCCAAAGATTTCAAGGTATCCCTGATGgcctgagagagagagagagcagggtGTAAGAACGCAGGAATGTCGGGCAACACAGGCACAAAAGGGACCAGATCTCACTGCTGTGGGTTTATTAACACAACTCTGAGTAGATACGGCCTTTTGTTCGCTGGATCTTGGCTCTGCAGAGTGAACTTTTAACTCCAAAATGCTTTCACTCCCCCGTTTGTTCGGGCAGGCAGCACATATGTAAGCTCACAGCACCTGTTCCATGTCACATTGTAAAAAATGACAACtacttgattaaaaaacaaagaagagcaattattcagtgtgtgtgtgtgcaacgTAGGATTTGCCCTTGCTGCAGCGACTGGGAGTCCAATGTCATACCTGAAGTGAAACGGGGAAAAATACCTTCCTGGCGTCTGGAGCGGCAAACTCCAGCACCCAAGCTGTGGTGTAAACACAGCAAGCTGCAATTtgcaatgctgagcctgcccCAAACCAGAGGGGGATCCACCCATGCAAACCGCGGTCTTGGCTGTGCCTGGGACTTGCGGATGAGCAGCTGCCCTAGCAGCAGGCCAGCAGCTGCCGGAGTCGGAGCAAAGAGGGAAACGAGTTCACGCGAAGGTTTTCCTTTCACTGCAGACGCTACCTCCTACCTCattctcccttccttttcctccagccCTCTTCCCCTCAACCCTTCAGGCACAGCTTTCCCCCTACCCCTGCCCTGTCTCCAGCCCTTGTGGCTCTGCTCGGAAGGCGGAgacgccccctcccccccaagccctctgctccctgctttcCTCCAGACCTGACCCTCCTTCACCCACCTCCGCAGAGGccttcccctcccagcagcagctcctcacctccccagccctgccgggtcccctcctcccagcccagcccagcccagccccgagCCCTGCCTTAATCCAgcctcccttcctcttcctcctccggGCCTGCACGTCCCCCTCACACATAGCAGCTGCGGAGCTCCCTTTTGCCTTGCCCTGCCTTAACCCTCCCTCGGCCctggcccagcccagccccttcTCCAGGCCCGGCCCAGCCCAACCCCTTATCCCAGTCCGGCCCAGCtctggcctggcctggcctggcctagcccggcccggccccttctcccagcccagccccggccTAGCTTAGTTTAGTttagctcagctcagctcagcccccagccccacttcCGCGTCCCCTCCCGCAAGGCCTTGTGGGCCAACCCCCCCCGAccgtcccccctccccacactcCTGCGCGATCTCGCGCGACCTCCCCAGCGCCTCGCGCGCCCCCGGGACGCGTCACGCGGAGGGGCGGGCGGACGGTTGCGTCACCGCGGCGCGCGCAGCGCTCCCCACGTGACGTCAACGCTTCCCCTTCCCCAACGCCCGCggaggggaagggtgggggggaggaggtggtggctccgctccgccccTTCCCCGGAGCGACGGCTATATTGACCAATGAGAAGCGGCCGAGGAGTGAGCGATGCGTCGGGTGACTAATAGTGAGGGCGaagcggcgggagggggcggggacgtggggccggggcgggctggGCTGCGCCTGTCAGCGGGGCGGCGGGATGGCGGCGCTCTACGCCTGCACCAAGTGCCACCAGCGCTTCCCCTTCGAGGCGCTCAGCCagggccagcagctctgcaaggtccggggcggccggcgggggcgggggctgtCTGTGAGGGAGCTGTTGGGGGGGGCAATGGCCGGCTGGAGAGCTGTTTgtgagggaggggagggcggggagggggggctgggggtaaGTGGGGGGCTGTTTATGGGGAGGCCCTGGGGGCATCTAGGGAAGCTGGGGCCTCTGGGTGGTTATTTGGGGCCTGAGGGTACGGGGTGGGCAGTTGAGGGCTGTGTGGGTGGGGCCCTGGGAGCATTTGGGAGTTCTTGAGGGACGGGAGGCATGGGGGCAGCTGGTAGAGCCTGgggctgttggggggggggctaTGGTATTGAGGGGCTAACAGGGGAGCTGTTTGTCAGGGGGAGCCGAGGGCACTGAAGGCTGtttggggcagctgggggtATTTGGAGGGTGTTGAGAGGGAGTCATGGTGGGGAGGTGGATGCTGTTCATGAGGGAAGGTCTGGGAACAACAGAAGGGCTGTTTGTGAGAGAGGCTGTTAGCAAGGGGAGAGGCCTGGGGTGTTTGGGAGGGTCTAGGGATGTTTGGGGGAGGTCTTATGGTATCTTGAAGGAGGGAGGCGGGTCTTGGGGGGCAGTCTGGGTGGGTGGGGCAGTTTGGGTGGGGAAGAATGAGATATGGGATGAGATAAGGAACGATGGGCAGGAAATGGAGTAGCCTGGGATTGCTGAGGCAGGTGGGGCAAAGCAGGCAGGTGTAGAGGAACCTCCGAGGCATGGGGTGAGCGGAGAGCAGGGCTAGAGGCACTCTGGGCACAGGGAGCTCATGGGGGCCAGAGGTGCAAATAACTGTGGCACAACTCTGTGTTCCTGCCCTGGGAGGTGAGGCCAACCACCATGACCCTTGCCTGTGGGCGTTGGGCACAAATAAGCCCTCATTACAAATCTCGGTTTACTTCTGGCTCACCTGTGACACATACTATTCATGTCGCCCTTCCTCTGCTCTCAGCCCTTGTACGAGCAGCATGACTGTACAGGGAGGAAATGTTCCGAGTTTGACAGATGCGTGTGCGTGCGGTGGGAGTGGAGGTCAGCAGGTAAACTGGGATTTCAGAAAACGCAGTGCTTCTCCTGCACACCATCTCACTGAACACTTCTGTCATTGCAGGAGTGCCGCATTGCCCATCCCATTGTTAAATGCACTTACTGCAGGACCGAGTTCCAGCAGGAAAGGTAAATgtctgctgagctgcagagactgatgttttctttagaaCAGACACACCCAAGGAACCATGTTTCCACACCTTTGATGACTGAGTCTCAACCTGTAGATTGTTGCTGTGGAAGACCTGGGGGACCTTTGGCCATCAAAGGTCTGCTGGACGAGTCAGTATGCCCCTGTGGTGTCCTTAGATTTGCacattttgcttggtttttatttttggtcaGTGCTCAGATGCACCTTCCAGTGAAGGGTCTAGGTGCACCTTCCCACGAGTTTTCCTCTTACCTAATTTCTGGtattcaaaaattatttcctaatgTGTTTCCTTTAGCTGTGCTTTTGCCTCTTTGCATTTTTGCAAGTTATGTAGCTTACAGAGGAAGGATGGGTGAGCCCagtagctgtgcacaggcatTGTGTGAGGTGTTCTTCCCTGTGTTTGTCCAACAAATACACTTCTGTCCTGACCTGCCTTAACCCCGTCATCCAGAGCAGACCTCCTCCAGAACAGAGGCTGTCACCAGCGCTGAATCACTCCTGCTGCCAATTAGCTGGTGATCAGTCTCCTGTATTTGTAAGGACAAAAAACTGATGTCATCTGGGGATGCCTTAATTAAAACATAACTCCTAGTAATACCACTTTTTGGCAAATTATCCTCAGCCAGATGGGGATAGGAAATGCACTTTGATATCAGAGTCCCTAGTGAAGATGAATACAGTCTTGCCACCAGAGACAGAGCCTAGGGGTGACGGGGATCCTAACCACAGAGGTTTAATGTTCTTTGGAGAAGTGTTAATAGAATGATCCGTCCttctttttaacagcaaaaccaacacaatATGCAAGAAGTGTGCTCAGAACGTGAAGCTCTACGGAACAGTAAGTGAGCTGGGCTCTTTCTCACCagcctcttttcctttcatctgtCTTGTCTCTATCCTGCTGAATGCCAGGGCAGTTTATGGGCCGGCTCTGTTGCAATAGCATGACTGATCAATAATACGCAGGTCCCTCAAGCGTGAAGCTTTTACCTTTCCTCTTATTTTAGTACggaagagagcagctctgcatcaTTTTAGGCCAGGAAATGAACTATTGGATATCCAATAGAAATAAGAGCGTGCTTACACTAACTGAGGttgctgcagaaagcagtgatagatctttctttcctgcttgtctgaaaaagcaattttgaTTGTTTCTATTTTAGTGATATGTATTTTCTAAAGATTTTGTAGCGTTTGATAAATAGTCTGGGTGCCATGGCTAAACACACTCAGCTAGAGACCGGGGAGCCAAATGTATTTGTCTTCTGGATCAGCGTTATAGTTAGCTTGGAAGTGGGAAATAAAAGTTTTGAAGTgatggggagaaggggaaagagcaATGCATTAATGTAATC is part of the Phalacrocorax carbo chromosome 22, bPhaCar2.1, whole genome shotgun sequence genome and harbors:
- the LOC135316774 gene encoding digestive cysteine proteinase 1-like — protein: MEGLGWLLVLGAAVLLGAECKAHLETPTFGDIYHVRGVISLPYAEIREPFEAWYNLTGGKSRIEYYGGQVITYQFGSIEPFGASFKVTPETTETEVNVRKCFRINGTDGDLIAPQSVFPSLENFKRVREERFRGQRCAVWQNVSYWGHKKNVYTLWVGSSAHGPVPLHYEVHGFNSLLGSHYDKYEIDYSSFSHRFPPSVFRLPEGVQCEQWPAAGPEHRIVANPMQEFVGRAPETDDFHHRLFHRYKERFGKSYGSEAEHEHRKRTFIHNMRFVRSRNRAALSYTLALNHLADRTPQELAALRGRRRSGVPNNGQPFPTELYAGLVLPESLDWRLYGAVTPVKDQAICGSCWSFATTGAMEGALFLKTGVLTPLSQQVLIDCSWGFGNQACDGGEEWRAYEWIMKHGGIASTESYGPYLGQNGYCHCNQSEMVAQLAGYASVEPGSTTALKAALVKHGPVAVNIDASHKSFAFYANGVYEEPHCGNETSALDHAVLAVGYGVLHGKSYWLIKNSWSTYWGNDGYILMAMKDNNCGVATAASFPILA